One genomic segment of uncultured Ilyobacter sp. includes these proteins:
- a CDS encoding sodium:solute symporter: MISMIDSMIIIVYILVLLVIGWFLGKGNKNQEDYFLAGRSMPWLPIALSVAATMISANGFVGGPGWAYRDGIAPYMVNIGVPLAIFFVLYATMPVLYHLKLTSIYEYIEKRLGISSRMLTVIGFLANSIIQISSMVFVPALILQKFTGWDLKVIVPVIVVSAIVYTLLGGIKAVIWTDAVQMIIMWCGLFFSVGLILKGTGMGFFETVAVAKEAGKMQALDFSFDISKTNAFWASLMGGTVLWIRYFGFDQGQVQRILTAKSIKGVKNSFMVSAFIMNILYFFFMIIGVLLFVFFKEKEFGSANEIMIEFITNHLPVGVVGLVIAGVFAAAMSSVDSLLNSMSTVFVKDIYERFFFKGHKETSLKMSMTISAVWGIIIIIFTLLGFSGTTKSVLDTVGSYISYISGPMCGAFFLALFTFKANDKGVTGGIILGFFLTLMFGKYTRASWIWKPAAGLITTFVSGYILSLLFPSSKSYEEIKEYTVRGLKHKLLKDGNIEEDGVSILPLQMDKYTWTVLVFFLAQYLFLAIIAI; the protein is encoded by the coding sequence ATGATTTCAATGATCGATTCAATGATTATTATTGTATACATCTTGGTGCTTTTGGTGATTGGATGGTTCTTAGGAAAAGGTAATAAAAATCAAGAAGATTACTTCCTTGCAGGAAGATCTATGCCATGGTTACCGATCGCACTGTCGGTAGCTGCGACAATGATTAGTGCAAATGGTTTTGTAGGTGGACCTGGATGGGCTTATAGGGATGGGATAGCGCCTTATATGGTTAATATTGGTGTTCCTCTGGCAATATTTTTTGTATTATATGCAACTATGCCCGTGCTATATCATCTCAAACTTACTTCAATATATGAATATATTGAGAAACGATTGGGTATCAGTAGCAGAATGCTGACTGTTATCGGTTTCCTTGCAAATTCAATTATTCAGATAAGCTCAATGGTATTTGTTCCTGCACTTATTTTACAAAAATTTACAGGTTGGGATTTAAAAGTTATTGTACCTGTCATTGTAGTGTCGGCAATTGTATATACTTTGCTCGGAGGTATTAAAGCAGTAATTTGGACGGATGCGGTTCAAATGATCATTATGTGGTGCGGACTTTTCTTTTCGGTAGGTCTAATTCTAAAAGGCACAGGGATGGGATTCTTTGAGACAGTAGCCGTTGCAAAAGAAGCTGGAAAAATGCAGGCTCTTGACTTTTCGTTTGATATTTCAAAAACAAATGCATTTTGGGCTTCCCTTATGGGTGGTACAGTATTGTGGATAAGATATTTTGGATTTGATCAAGGACAGGTACAAAGAATTTTAACTGCAAAATCGATAAAAGGTGTCAAAAATTCATTTATGGTAAGTGCTTTTATTATGAATATTTTATATTTTTTCTTCATGATCATAGGTGTACTGCTATTTGTATTTTTTAAGGAAAAAGAGTTTGGAAGTGCTAATGAAATCATGATAGAATTTATAACAAATCATTTGCCTGTCGGAGTAGTAGGATTAGTCATTGCAGGTGTTTTTGCCGCTGCCATGTCTAGCGTAGATTCACTGCTGAATTCAATGTCTACAGTATTTGTAAAAGATATCTATGAAAGATTTTTTTTCAAAGGCCATAAAGAAACCTCTCTTAAAATGTCCATGACTATTTCAGCTGTTTGGGGAATTATTATAATAATATTTACTCTATTAGGATTTTCAGGAACTACAAAATCGGTTCTTGATACTGTAGGAAGCTATATTTCTTATATATCGGGTCCTATGTGTGGGGCTTTTTTCTTAGCTTTATTTACGTTTAAAGCAAATGATAAAGGTGTAACTGGCGGAATTATTCTAGGATTTTTCCTAACTTTAATGTTTGGAAAATATACCAGAGCCAGCTGGATTTGGAAACCTGCAGCTGGATTAATCACGACGTTTGTTTCAGGATACATTTTAAGCCTCCTATTTCCTTCTTCTAAATCATATGAAGAGATTAAGGAATATACTGTTAGAGGACTAAAACATAAATTGTTAAAAGATGGGAATATAGAAGAGGACGGGGTATCTATTTTGCCCCTACAAATGGATAAATATACCTGGACAGTACTTGTTTTCTTTTTGGCACAATATCTATTTTTAGCAATAATCGCTATATAA
- a CDS encoding LacI family DNA-binding transcriptional regulator encodes MKKVDKQNRFATLKDVAALAGVSPVTVSRIYNPKWEGKVKEETVLKVKAAAKELGYFPNGIARSLNSNKTNSVAIVLGEKKSYIFEEALKKLTEKIQKSGRKVLFYVVNQKLSIEETINRVSEQRVDAIILTASATSSNILDYYSNIQIPIILFDRFIKNSNLSSVYCDGNMAAQNLVEYLVENNNKKIICISDDQESDRRNGFLKKMKELNLEPFQVYITEYSYNAAYELAKKFLNYSEVPDAVFCTSDIMAMAVIDAARIEYGLSVPEDFSVTGFDNVPFSGFKAYDLTSVGNPLEEMTISVMNLLEKITENPNIQIIEKFEMNLIKRSSVKIVN; translated from the coding sequence ATGAAAAAAGTCGATAAACAAAATAGATTTGCTACTCTTAAAGACGTCGCTGCTCTAGCAGGTGTATCGCCTGTAACTGTTTCAAGGATTTATAATCCTAAATGGGAAGGGAAAGTAAAAGAAGAAACTGTTCTAAAAGTTAAGGCTGCTGCAAAAGAGTTAGGTTATTTTCCAAATGGGATAGCGAGAAGCCTTAATTCTAATAAAACCAATTCGGTTGCAATAGTCTTGGGAGAAAAAAAGAGTTATATTTTTGAAGAGGCATTAAAAAAATTAACTGAAAAAATTCAAAAATCCGGAAGAAAAGTTCTTTTTTATGTAGTGAATCAAAAGTTAAGTATTGAAGAAACGATTAATCGGGTAAGTGAACAAAGAGTTGATGCAATTATTTTGACCGCATCTGCAACCAGCTCAAATATTTTAGATTATTATTCTAATATTCAAATTCCAATTATTTTATTTGATCGTTTTATAAAAAACTCCAATTTGAGTTCAGTGTATTGTGACGGGAATATGGCGGCACAAAATTTGGTTGAGTATCTTGTTGAGAATAATAACAAAAAGATAATTTGTATATCAGATGATCAAGAATCTGATAGAAGAAATGGTTTTTTGAAAAAAATGAAAGAGTTGAATTTAGAGCCTTTTCAAGTTTATATTACGGAATATTCTTATAATGCAGCCTATGAGCTTGCTAAGAAATTTCTGAATTATTCAGAAGTCCCTGATGCTGTATTCTGCACATCAGATATTATGGCTATGGCTGTGATAGATGCTGCAAGAATTGAATATGGACTTAGTGTCCCTGAAGATTTTTCTGTCACAGGATTTGATAATGTACCCTTTTCAGGATTTAAAGCCTATGATCTAACAAGTGTTGGAAACCCTCTTGAAGAGATGACGATATCTGTAATGAATCTATTGGAAAAAATAACAGAAAATCCAAATATTCAAATTATTGAAAAATTTGAAATGAATCTAATAAAACGTTCCAGCGTAAAGATTGTAAACTGA
- a CDS encoding MFS transporter has protein sequence MENSSATTLLGKDLSVTQKFAAFGSIVVIYFFYCYNFMLGTFVRPTMIKAVSDGGFGFNLRQASAIFAIMSFATIPGTLFFGMVTTKIGKKRTLMILGLWFATFTFLPLLSPTNFTLWRMARFAAGFGLGGMYGTGIPLVTELFESKYRGKLAATMTATFSFAMMFAGKMYGFLGDENWRILVLSAVIPPIIGVILVFFNVPDDKELTVERAQKVLEEKGEKVSYLSMYRGKYALIGLGCIVLSGMNFLGYSGFGNNATTYLKTVLNLSAATAGTIYSLQGLGQLFGYAFWGLMSDKFGRKFPAIGMLLSSGLVFLYMNTGAENISTFKLLSVGIGFCFGFSAAWGAYYTELFPKRFSGLAAGASFNGGRLISTFGLPMLAGVALTSAGMQGIFKIVIVIFVLGSILWFFLPETLNKEREE, from the coding sequence ATGGAAAACAGTAGCGCTACAACTTTATTAGGAAAAGATTTAAGTGTGACACAAAAATTTGCAGCATTTGGTTCAATAGTTGTTATTTACTTTTTTTACTGTTATAATTTTATGCTTGGTACATTTGTTAGACCTACAATGATCAAAGCAGTTTCAGACGGTGGATTTGGTTTCAATTTGCGACAAGCTTCGGCAATATTTGCCATTATGTCATTTGCAACTATTCCTGGGACTCTTTTCTTTGGAATGGTTACTACCAAAATTGGTAAAAAAAGAACTCTTATGATTTTGGGGCTTTGGTTTGCGACATTTACATTTTTACCACTTTTATCTCCTACAAATTTCACATTATGGAGAATGGCAAGGTTTGCAGCGGGATTTGGATTAGGGGGGATGTATGGAACAGGTATCCCTTTAGTAACGGAGCTATTTGAATCGAAATATAGAGGAAAACTAGCGGCAACTATGACAGCAACATTTTCATTCGCAATGATGTTTGCAGGAAAAATGTATGGATTTCTTGGTGATGAAAATTGGAGAATTCTAGTATTATCTGCGGTTATTCCTCCAATCATAGGTGTAATTTTAGTCTTCTTTAATGTACCTGATGACAAAGAACTTACAGTAGAGAGAGCTCAAAAAGTTCTGGAAGAAAAAGGAGAAAAAGTAAGCTACTTGAGTATGTATAGAGGTAAGTATGCCCTTATCGGTTTAGGATGTATTGTTCTTTCAGGTATGAATTTCTTGGGGTACTCTGGATTTGGTAATAATGCAACAACTTATTTGAAAACAGTACTGAACTTGAGTGCGGCAACAGCAGGAACAATCTACTCCCTTCAAGGTCTAGGACAGCTTTTCGGATATGCATTCTGGGGATTAATGTCAGATAAGTTTGGAAGAAAATTTCCAGCTATTGGAATGTTGCTAAGCAGTGGACTTGTATTCTTATACATGAATACAGGTGCGGAAAATATCAGTACATTTAAACTCTTATCGGTGGGTATAGGATTTTGTTTTGGATTTTCAGCAGCTTGGGGAGCATACTATACAGAACTATTCCCGAAAAGATTCAGCGGACTTGCAGCAGGAGCATCATTTAACGGAGGTAGACTTATCTCTACATTTGGTCTTCCAATGCTGGCTGGAGTAGCCTTAACAAGTGCAGGAATGCAAGGAATCTTTAAAATTGTAATCGTTATATTTGTTTTAGGATCAATACTATGGTTCTTCCTGCCTGAAACATTGAATAAAGAGAGAGAAGAATAA
- a CDS encoding ester cyclase, which yields MKYQETKKIVREYFDALENAEVNEIKGVLNKYMGEGYLFRGVHPFREQHGVDAAAEKFWIPLKQSLRRMQRRQDIFIGGTNEISGEQWVMSMGHFMGLFDEEWLGIRPTGKMISLRYAEFSCIEDGKITRTGIFIDIIGFMIQAGANPLPYSTGAYFVYPGPRDHNGLLFEDAPEQEGIDTLALVNKMVDDLTTLNESGAMGCPPEVLEKTWSKDMIWYGPGGIGASYTIPRYQIQHQLPFRNNLKDKKFNGHVCRFAEGDFACFFGWPNLSNTPIGGFLGLPGGEVRADMQVVDVYYRKGDKLSENWVLIDIPYWLKQQGLDILERTQQILNPSFIK from the coding sequence GTGAAATACCAAGAAACAAAAAAAATTGTAAGAGAATATTTTGATGCATTGGAAAATGCAGAAGTAAATGAAATTAAAGGTGTTTTGAATAAGTATATGGGTGAGGGCTATCTATTTAGGGGAGTTCATCCTTTCAGAGAACAACATGGAGTAGATGCAGCAGCAGAAAAGTTTTGGATTCCTTTAAAACAGTCACTCAGAAGAATGCAAAGAAGACAGGATATTTTTATCGGGGGGACTAACGAAATTAGCGGCGAACAATGGGTTATGTCTATGGGACACTTTATGGGACTATTTGATGAAGAGTGGCTTGGAATACGACCAACTGGTAAAATGATTAGTTTAAGATATGCTGAATTTTCTTGTATAGAAGATGGTAAAATCACGAGGACTGGTATATTTATAGATATTATTGGCTTTATGATTCAAGCAGGTGCAAATCCACTCCCATATTCAACAGGGGCGTACTTTGTGTATCCTGGGCCTAGGGATCATAACGGGTTACTCTTTGAAGATGCACCTGAACAGGAGGGAATTGACACATTGGCACTAGTTAATAAAATGGTCGATGATCTTACTACTCTTAATGAAAGCGGAGCTATGGGATGTCCACCAGAAGTACTTGAAAAAACTTGGTCAAAAGATATGATTTGGTATGGACCTGGAGGAATCGGTGCAAGCTACACTATTCCAAGATACCAAATACAGCATCAATTGCCATTTAGAAATAATTTGAAAGATAAAAAATTCAACGGACATGTGTGTAGGTTTGCTGAAGGAGATTTTGCATGTTTTTTTGGATGGCCTAACTTATCAAATACTCCTATTGGTGGCTTCCTAGGTCTTCCAGGTGGGGAAGTAAGAGCAGATATGCAGGTGGTGGATGTATATTATAGAAAAGGTGACAAATTATCTGAAAACTGGGTTCTAATAGATATCCCCTACTGGTTAAAACAACAAGGTCTTGATATATTGGAAAGAACTCAACAGATTTTAAATCCCAGTTTTATCAAATAA
- a CDS encoding transposase, which produces MTRRRYSMEEKERILEEVKLAKNRRAVAAKYNLAESTIRGWEKKLSQKESGQHKDLSKINKTLEAENKALKEISAEKDLEIKILKDMLKKM; this is translated from the coding sequence ATGACTAGAAGAAGATACTCTATGGAAGAAAAAGAAAGAATATTAGAAGAAGTTAAACTAGCTAAGAATAGAAGAGCTGTGGCAGCTAAGTACAATCTGGCTGAAAGTACCATCAGAGGGTGGGAAAAAAAGCTTTCTCAGAAAGAATCGGGTCAACATAAGGATTTAAGTAAAATTAATAAAACCCTTGAAGCTGAAAATAAGGCACTGAAGGAAATTTCTGCTGAAAAGGATCTTGAAATCAAGATTTTAAAGGATATGTTAAAAAAGATGTAA
- a CDS encoding IS3 family transposase has protein sequence MGLPKSTYYYYKDKQKEYKIVKPKRAGAKSKGYSFNFKNEKVSDDKIKEFLKSYDETRECAYGYRKRAHAVKRDWGIILNHKKSYRLCKELKLLRKYLPQPKEKKVLATNKKVQSSNKLWEIDVKYGHIHGIGRVFYVCEIIDVFDRSIIDYHIGFSCTAEDVCNSLIRAVNRRLEIIPEELYIRSDNGSQFTSKLFSETCRALGINHERIPNATPNKNAHIESFHSILEREVFGYKYFESFKEAYEEMQEFIEFYNTKRIHGSLKYMTPQEFYEKYKGKESEEFKVAA, from the coding sequence GTGGGGTTACCTAAGTCTACTTACTACTATTACAAAGATAAACAGAAAGAATATAAAATAGTAAAACCTAAAAGAGCAGGCGCAAAGTCTAAAGGATATAGCTTTAATTTTAAAAATGAAAAAGTTTCAGATGATAAGATAAAAGAATTTTTAAAAAGTTATGATGAAACCAGAGAATGTGCATATGGATATAGAAAAAGAGCTCATGCAGTTAAAAGAGATTGGGGAATAATTCTTAATCATAAGAAGTCTTATCGGTTATGTAAAGAATTAAAGCTTCTCCGAAAATATCTACCTCAACCAAAAGAAAAAAAGGTTTTAGCTACAAATAAAAAGGTACAATCATCAAATAAATTATGGGAAATAGATGTGAAATATGGACATATCCATGGAATCGGAAGGGTATTTTATGTTTGTGAAATTATCGATGTTTTTGATAGAAGTATAATTGATTATCATATCGGATTCTCTTGTACTGCAGAAGATGTTTGCAACTCTTTAATTAGAGCTGTGAACAGGAGGTTAGAAATCATACCTGAGGAGCTCTATATTAGAAGTGACAACGGGTCCCAATTTACCAGCAAATTGTTTTCAGAAACTTGCAGAGCTCTAGGAATAAATCATGAGAGAATCCCCAATGCTACCCCTAATAAGAATGCTCATATAGAGTCATTTCATAGTATTTTAGAGCGGGAAGTCTTTGGTTACAAGTATTTTGAAAGTTTTAAAGAAGCATATGAAGAGATGCAGGAATTTATAGAGTTCTATAATACAAAAAGAATTCATGGAAGTCTGAAATATATGACTCCTCAGGAATTCTATGAGAAATACAAAGGAAAAGAATCAGAGGAATTTAAAGTAGCAGCTTAA
- a CDS encoding class I SAM-dependent methyltransferase: MTINYYNENAQIFFETTVNADMKGIYREFEKNLSKNVSILDLGCWSGRDSRYFLDQGYKVTSTDISDELIKKANEHLGINVLKLDMKKMDFQNEFDGIWACASILHIPRNEILKVLDNCYSALKKTGFYIQVLNTETER; this comes from the coding sequence ATGACAATAAATTATTATAATGAAAATGCTCAGATTTTTTTTGAAACTACTGTAAATGCAGATATGAAAGGAATCTATAGAGAATTTGAAAAAAATTTATCAAAAAATGTTTCTATTCTTGACTTAGGATGTTGGAGCGGGAGAGATTCAAGGTACTTCTTAGATCAAGGCTACAAAGTTACATCCACGGATATTTCAGATGAATTAATAAAAAAGGCAAATGAACATTTAGGAATAAATGTTTTAAAGCTAGATATGAAAAAAATGGATTTTCAGAATGAATTTGATGGGATCTGGGCTTGTGCTTCTATTTTACATATTCCGAGAAATGAGATACTAAAGGTTCTTGATAATTGCTATTCAGCTCTTAAAAAAACTGGATTTTATATACAAGTTTTAAATACGGAGACAGAGAGATAA
- a CDS encoding nitroreductase family protein: MVDDSKKLKRLSHAKPGGTKFVEDTPVAIVVLGDEESDIWIEDCSIAMAFMQLEAKEMGIGACWVQINKRPSEDGRGAEALSKEIISTGKDRRVLAVLAMGYPDQERPAYIEEDMDFSKVYYNTYGSF, translated from the coding sequence ATGGTAGACGACAGTAAGAAACTGAAGAGACTGTCCCATGCAAAACCTGGAGGAACCAAGTTTGTTGAAGATACACCTGTTGCGATAGTTGTTCTAGGGGATGAAGAATCAGATATATGGATAGAAGACTGCTCCATTGCCATGGCATTCATGCAGCTTGAAGCTAAAGAAATGGGCATCGGGGCCTGCTGGGTACAGATAAATAAGCGGCCTTCTGAAGATGGTAGAGGAGCCGAAGCTCTATCAAAAGAGATAATTTCTACGGGAAAAGACAGAAGAGTCCTAGCCGTATTAGCCATGGGGTATCCTGACCAGGAAAGACCTGCCTACATTGAAGAGGACATGGATTTTTCAAAAGTGTACTACAATACTTACGGGTCTTTTTAA
- the thpR gene encoding RNA 2',3'-cyclic phosphodiesterase: MRLFFAIDIPKDIKKRLEHDICELEKMKIPCKFVELKNLHMTLLFLGEVKEEDLQIIIEKTEKFKSTPIEVSMKNFGYFTDKRKNVRIIWKGLSKGEERLSFISKFLIEANREILEKNELISKPFKGHLTLGRIKNGGRKVSQKIIEEIIRLNKIAENKSFKIESFHLYKSTLTPHGPEYELIKSFPLKDRI, from the coding sequence ATGAGACTTTTTTTTGCAATCGACATACCAAAAGACATAAAGAAAAGACTGGAGCATGACATCTGTGAGCTAGAAAAAATGAAAATTCCGTGTAAATTTGTGGAATTAAAAAATCTTCATATGACATTGCTTTTTTTGGGGGAAGTTAAAGAGGAAGACCTGCAGATAATTATAGAAAAAACAGAAAAGTTTAAGTCTACCCCCATAGAGGTATCTATGAAAAATTTCGGTTATTTCACCGACAAAAGAAAAAATGTAAGGATTATTTGGAAGGGGCTTTCAAAGGGGGAAGAGAGATTATCCTTTATCAGCAAATTTCTCATAGAGGCCAACAGAGAAATATTGGAGAAAAATGAACTCATTTCAAAGCCCTTTAAAGGACACCTCACATTAGGTCGAATAAAAAATGGGGGCAGAAAAGTAAGCCAAAAAATTATAGAGGAAATAATAAGGCTCAATAAAATAGCAGAGAATAAAAGCTTTAAAATAGAAAGTTTTCATCTATATAAAAGCACCCTTACTCCTCACGGCCCCGAGTACGAGCTGATAAAAAGTTTTCCATTAAAAGACAGGATTTAA
- a CDS encoding IS256 family transposase gives MARLPKELVRDFVREGNFKSIKDIEEALKDIFKDTIQEALEAEIEEELGYSKYDLANKSTTNSRNGKYKKTVKSSAGNIDLLVPRDREGAYQPKIVEKHQRDISKLEDNILSLYGKGMSTRDISSHVQDIYGFEVSAESVSRITDKLIPLIQEWQSRPLDPVYPFIFLDAVHYSVKEENRILKKAAYVVLGVTLEGKKEILGIYIGENETSKFWLSVMTDLKNRGVKDILIASVDGLNGFDNAILSVFSQAQIQRCIVHQIRNTLKYVSYKDRKSFAHDLKSIYTAPSEEAGLTALNTIKDSWKAKYPYALRSWEVNWSQLSAFYEYTEEIKKVMYTTNVIENVHRQFRKVTKSKGVFPTDMSLLKQLYLVVIDLDKKWDRSFKRGWDQILGQLAIKYEDRLSEYLF, from the coding sequence ATGGCTAGATTACCGAAGGAACTTGTCAGAGATTTTGTTAGAGAAGGAAACTTTAAATCTATTAAGGATATCGAAGAAGCTTTAAAGGATATTTTTAAAGATACTATCCAGGAAGCTTTAGAAGCTGAAATTGAAGAAGAGCTTGGATATTCCAAGTATGATTTAGCTAATAAATCTACTACTAACTCTAGAAATGGTAAGTACAAGAAAACTGTTAAATCAAGCGCTGGAAACATTGATCTCCTCGTTCCCAGAGACAGAGAAGGTGCATATCAACCTAAGATTGTTGAAAAACATCAAAGGGACATCTCTAAATTGGAGGATAATATTCTATCGCTTTATGGAAAGGGAATGAGTACTAGGGATATCAGCTCTCATGTTCAGGATATATATGGATTTGAAGTATCTGCAGAAAGTGTTAGTAGAATAACTGATAAATTAATTCCTCTTATTCAGGAATGGCAGAGTAGACCTCTTGATCCTGTATATCCATTCATTTTCCTTGATGCAGTCCACTATTCAGTCAAAGAGGAGAATAGAATCCTTAAAAAGGCTGCCTACGTTGTCTTAGGAGTTACTTTAGAGGGAAAAAAAGAAATTTTAGGAATATATATAGGTGAGAATGAGACCTCCAAATTCTGGTTATCAGTAATGACTGATCTTAAAAACAGAGGGGTTAAAGATATTCTCATAGCTTCTGTTGATGGTCTGAATGGATTTGATAATGCTATTCTGAGTGTATTTTCACAGGCTCAGATCCAGAGGTGCATAGTTCACCAAATAAGGAATACGCTAAAATATGTAAGCTACAAAGACAGAAAATCTTTTGCGCATGACTTAAAATCTATTTATACCGCCCCAAGTGAAGAAGCAGGACTAACTGCCCTTAATACTATCAAGGATTCCTGGAAAGCGAAATATCCATACGCTCTAAGGAGCTGGGAAGTGAACTGGAGTCAATTAAGTGCATTCTATGAGTATACAGAAGAAATAAAAAAGGTGATGTATACAACCAATGTGATAGAAAACGTCCATAGGCAATTCAGAAAAGTTACTAAATCCAAGGGGGTATTTCCTACAGATATGTCTCTATTGAAGCAGTTATATCTTGTAGTAATTGATTTAGATAAGAAATGGGATAGAAGTTTTAAAAGAGGTTGGGATCAGATTCTTGGACAATTGGCAATTAAATATGAAGACAGACTCTCAGAATATTTATTCTAG
- a CDS encoding ImmA/IrrE family metallo-endopeptidase produces MNYNDEIRSLREEFDLKDTVNLPVIKLANELGLKVRALDLNALRKGLSGVLRKNSEGQGEIIIDINHHPNRQRFTIAHEIAHFILHNNRKVDENMFETRINFTDKAENEKEKEANRFAAELLVPGDLLTREWDSLLIKETRLLALKFNVSESVLRRRVGELGLE; encoded by the coding sequence ATGAACTATAATGATGAAATTCGTAGTTTGAGAGAAGAATTTGATTTAAAAGACACAGTAAACCTACCAGTAATTAAGTTAGCAAATGAACTCGGATTAAAAGTAAGAGCTTTAGACTTAAATGCTTTAAGAAAAGGTTTGTCAGGTGTTTTAAGAAAAAATTCTGAAGGACAGGGCGAAATAATCATTGATATAAATCATCATCCTAATAGACAGAGATTCACTATTGCTCATGAGATCGCTCATTTTATATTGCATAATAATAGAAAAGTTGATGAAAATATGTTTGAAACGAGAATAAATTTTACTGATAAAGCTGAAAATGAAAAAGAGAAGGAAGCTAATAGATTTGCAGCTGAGTTATTAGTCCCAGGAGATTTATTAACGAGAGAATGGGATAGCCTCCTTATAAAAGAAACTAGGCTACTAGCTCTTAAATTTAATGTTTCAGAATCGGTATTGAGAAGAAGAGTAGGTGAACTTGGGCTTGAGTGA
- a CDS encoding malic enzyme-like NAD(P)-binding protein, which produces MSTVYEKSLKLHEEHKGKIEVISKVRVTNKEELSLAYSPGVAEPCRKIQENKEDVYKYTSKGNMVAVISDGSAVLGLGNIGPEAALPVMEGKSILLKEFAGVDSFPICLDTQDTEEIIRTCKILAPSFGGINLEDISAPRCVEIETRLKAELDIPVFHDDQHGTAIIVTAAVMNSYKLLKRNLKDANVVVCGAGAAGSSIIKMIRELNVNNIIAVDKDGIIARDDEKREYDFLSKELSYITNRENLKGGLGDAVKGADIFIGVSAPGILKPEMIKTMNPDPIIFAMANPTPEIMPDEALAAGAKIVGTGRSDFPNQVNNVLAFPGLFRGALDAKAKKITEEMKMAAAIALANVIEESELQEDYIIPNPFDERVVKVVSETVARVAKDMNICRD; this is translated from the coding sequence ATGTCAACAGTTTATGAAAAGTCGCTGAAGCTACATGAAGAACATAAGGGGAAAATAGAGGTAATCTCGAAGGTTAGAGTAACCAACAAAGAGGAACTGAGTCTTGCATATTCTCCAGGGGTTGCAGAACCTTGCAGAAAGATCCAAGAGAACAAGGAAGATGTCTATAAGTACACGTCAAAGGGAAATATGGTGGCTGTAATAAGTGACGGATCCGCCGTATTGGGGCTCGGAAATATAGGGCCTGAAGCTGCTCTCCCTGTAATGGAGGGGAAGTCTATCCTCTTGAAGGAGTTTGCAGGAGTAGATTCTTTTCCCATCTGCCTTGATACTCAGGATACAGAGGAGATAATAAGGACATGCAAGATCCTAGCACCTAGCTTTGGAGGGATCAACCTAGAGGATATATCAGCTCCTAGATGTGTAGAGATAGAGACGAGACTAAAAGCTGAACTAGACATACCTGTATTTCATGATGACCAGCACGGAACTGCAATTATTGTAACCGCGGCAGTAATGAACTCTTACAAATTACTAAAAAGAAATTTGAAAGATGCCAATGTAGTCGTATGTGGTGCAGGTGCTGCAGGGAGCTCTATCATCAAAATGATAAGAGAGCTCAATGTAAACAACATAATAGCGGTGGATAAAGACGGGATTATCGCAAGAGATGATGAGAAGAGGGAATACGACTTCCTTTCTAAGGAACTCTCTTACATTACCAACAGGGAAAACTTAAAGGGTGGACTTGGAGATGCAGTAAAAGGTGCAGATATATTTATAGGTGTATCGGCTCCTGGGATACTGAAGCCTGAAATGATAAAAACAATGAATCCAGATCCAATAATATTTGCCATGGCAAATCCGACACCAGAAATAATGCCTGATGAGGCACTAGCAGCTGGAGCCAAAATAGTTGGAACAGGAAGATCGGATTTTCCTAATCAGGTGAATAATGTCTTAGCATTCCCAGGACTCTTTAGAGGTGCGCTAGATGCAAAAGCAAAAAAAATCACTGAAGAGATGAAGATGGCAGCGGCGATAGCCCTCGCCAATGTAATAGAGGAGTCAGAGCTACAAGAAGATTACATTATTCCTAATCCCTTTGATGAGAGAGTAGTAAAGGTTGTATCTGAGACAGTAGCAAGAGTGGCAAAGGATATGAATATCTGCAGGGATTAG